The Exiguobacterium mexicanum genome includes a window with the following:
- a CDS encoding PTS transporter subunit IIC, whose amino-acid sequence MFKKKGITLSPSLYFVTALSYMALGLFSTLIIGLIMKTAGGQLLETSLSGFGSTLIEIGDVAIGLTGPAIGVAIAYALQAPPLILFSALVVGAFGYEFGPAGSYVATLLAVEVSKLVSKSTKLDILVTPFTTIGVGYLAATYIGKYVGLFMTQLGTWIEWGTEQQPLFMGVVVATLMGLALTAPISSAAIALMLGLSGIAAGAATVGCAAQMVGFAITSYRDNGIGGAIAQGIGTSMLQVGNIVKNPWILLPPTIAGAVLAPIAILLFELESVAAGAGMGTSGLVGPIVMLETMGFSWHMFIVVFGFLIVGPAVLSYAVYQVLVRINRIRPNDMKIEY is encoded by the coding sequence ATGTTTAAGAAAAAAGGGATCACGCTCAGTCCGTCGCTTTATTTTGTGACGGCACTCAGTTATATGGCACTCGGCTTATTCAGTACGCTCATCATCGGCTTGATCATGAAGACGGCGGGTGGGCAATTGCTCGAAACGAGTCTGTCCGGTTTCGGGTCGACGCTCATCGAGATTGGTGATGTGGCCATCGGCTTGACCGGTCCGGCCATCGGGGTTGCAATCGCCTATGCGCTTCAAGCACCGCCGCTCATCTTGTTCTCGGCGCTCGTCGTCGGGGCGTTCGGTTACGAGTTCGGGCCAGCCGGCAGTTATGTGGCGACGTTGCTCGCTGTCGAGGTATCCAAACTCGTCTCGAAATCGACGAAACTTGATATTTTGGTCACACCGTTCACGACCATTGGCGTCGGTTATTTGGCTGCAACGTATATCGGTAAGTATGTCGGCTTGTTCATGACACAGCTCGGGACGTGGATCGAGTGGGGCACGGAACAACAGCCTTTGTTCATGGGCGTCGTCGTCGCGACACTGATGGGACTCGCGCTCACGGCACCGATCTCGAGTGCGGCCATCGCGCTCATGCTCGGCTTGAGTGGCATCGCGGCAGGCGCGGCGACGGTTGGCTGCGCCGCCCAGATGGTTGGCTTTGCAATCACGAGTTATCGGGACAATGGCATCGGCGGTGCAATCGCCCAAGGGATTGGTACTTCGATGCTTCAAGTCGGCAATATCGTGAAGAATCCTTGGATCTTGTTGCCGCCGACGATAGCGGGGGCGGTGCTCGCCCCGATCGCGATTCTGTTGTTCGAGCTCGAGAGCGTCGCGGCTGGTGCCGGGATGGGGACGAGCGGACTCGTCGGTCCGATTGTCATGCTCGAGACGATGGGCTTCAGTTGGCACATGTTCATCGTCGTCTTCGGCTTTTTGATTGTCGGTCCGGCAGTGCTCAGTTATGCGGTCTATCAAGTGTTGGTCCGGATCAATCGGATTCGGCCGAACGATATGAAAATCGAATATTGA
- a CDS encoding thioredoxin family protein encodes MKQLTTMNEYTEAKQGKSILMFSATWCGDCRFLDPFMPDIEAKFEDWTFYYVDRDDWMELAQELDIFGIPSFVAFNGGQEVDRYVGRERKTPEQVEAFLHGLG; translated from the coding sequence ATGAAACAATTGACAACGATGAACGAGTATACAGAAGCAAAACAAGGGAAGAGCATCTTGATGTTTTCAGCGACGTGGTGCGGTGATTGCCGTTTCCTCGATCCGTTCATGCCAGACATCGAAGCGAAGTTCGAGGATTGGACGTTTTACTACGTCGATCGTGACGACTGGATGGAGCTCGCACAAGAGCTCGACATTTTTGGGATTCCGAGCTTTGTCGCCTTCAACGGCGGACAAGAAGTCGACCGCTATGTCGGACGCGAACGGAAGACTCCTGAGCAAGTCGAAGCCTTCCTTCATGGGTTAGGGTGA
- a CDS encoding DUF1444 family protein yields the protein MERNELRRHLERRFTEGYRTSYDRENEVLRIERSTDRFGVNIRLAPLVAKAKVRGEVAIEEVVDYIETALSADDAVTLAGNEVNIYPVIRSASFSTETKRGEALAMTPHTAETAVFYALDLGNGYRLIEERHLDGMPLTRLDELARDNVKKLPTDLKEDTVAGNTFYFLAARDGYEASRILNDEFLRVMERRIEGDMLVGVPHQDVMIIADIRNDQGYDAMQQLMFDFFTNGRIPVTALSFHYEDGVLEPIFIVGKKNPPTDA from the coding sequence ATGGAACGGAATGAATTACGTCGCCATCTCGAACGCCGGTTTACGGAAGGGTACCGGACCTCGTATGACCGTGAGAACGAGGTGTTGCGCATCGAGCGGTCCACGGACCGGTTCGGCGTCAACATCCGTCTCGCCCCGCTCGTAGCGAAAGCGAAAGTTCGGGGAGAGGTCGCCATTGAAGAGGTCGTCGACTACATCGAGACAGCGCTCTCGGCCGACGATGCGGTCACACTCGCTGGCAATGAAGTCAACATTTATCCCGTCATCCGTTCGGCCTCGTTCTCGACGGAGACGAAGCGTGGGGAAGCACTCGCGATGACGCCACATACAGCTGAGACGGCTGTCTTTTATGCACTCGATTTGGGCAACGGCTATCGCTTGATCGAAGAGCGGCATTTGGACGGGATGCCTTTGACGCGTCTTGACGAATTGGCACGGGACAACGTCAAGAAGTTGCCGACCGATTTAAAAGAAGATACCGTGGCCGGGAATACGTTCTATTTTCTGGCTGCTCGGGACGGGTATGAAGCGTCACGGATTTTAAATGATGAGTTTTTGCGGGTCATGGAGCGCCGTATCGAAGGCGATATGCTCGTCGGGGTACCGCACCAGGACGTGATGATCATCGCGGACATCCGCAACGATCAAGGTTATGATGCGATGCAACAGCTCATGTTCGACTTTTTCACGAATGGGCGGATTCCGGTGACGGCTCTTTCTTTCCATTATGAGGACGGCGTTCTCGAACCAATTTTCATTGTCGGAAAAAAGAACCCACCAACGGACGCATAA
- the ytpR gene encoding YtpR family tRNA-binding protein has protein sequence MQINAFYNREGIGDVLMVLLREGDRHHQVVERKDDVAIVKSTTGKVNGYNIFNASNYFDVSDWHGPVELTAELIETLGVILRKQNIEAELSGVDFTPKFVVGYVKEAEKHPDADKLSICQVETDQGDVQIVCGAPNVAAGQKVVVAKPGAVMPSGLIIRPSKLRGESSHGMICSARELNLPDAPQEKGILVLDDEYEVGKAFEIGR, from the coding sequence ATGCAAATCAATGCTTTTTATAACCGTGAAGGAATCGGCGATGTCCTCATGGTCTTGTTAAGAGAAGGCGATCGCCACCACCAAGTCGTTGAACGGAAAGATGATGTCGCCATCGTCAAATCGACGACGGGAAAAGTCAATGGCTATAACATCTTCAATGCCAGTAATTATTTTGACGTCAGCGACTGGCACGGGCCGGTCGAGTTGACGGCCGAGTTGATTGAGACGCTCGGCGTCATCTTGCGTAAACAAAATATCGAAGCCGAGCTTTCGGGCGTGGACTTCACCCCAAAATTTGTCGTTGGCTACGTCAAAGAAGCTGAGAAGCACCCGGATGCGGACAAATTGTCGATCTGTCAAGTTGAGACCGATCAAGGTGATGTCCAGATTGTCTGCGGCGCACCGAACGTCGCGGCCGGCCAAAAAGTCGTCGTCGCGAAACCGGGAGCGGTCATGCCGTCTGGTTTAATCATTCGTCCATCGAAGTTACGAGGTGAAAGTTCACATGGGATGATTTGTTCAGCGCGAGAATTGAACTTACCTGATGCACCGCAAGAAAAAGGGATTCTCGTATTGGATGACGAATATGAAGTAGGGAAAGCATTTGAAATCGGTCGCTAA
- the murC gene encoding UDP-N-acetylmuramate--L-alanine ligase: MNRYHFVGIKGTGMSPLAQILNDMNNEVRGSDVDKAFFTEEALNRKGIEILPFDPENITEGQIVVQGNAFADDHPEVVRARELGLTIYKYYEFLGELADHYTSVAITGSHGKTSTTGLLAHVMRGIEPTSFLIGDGTGEGVEDSKNFVFEACEYKRHFLYYRPDYAIMTNIDFDHSDYFSGLDDVIDAFQEMAKQVKKGIIACGDDENLQHIQANVPIVYYGFGAHNDFRAENVNSTDNGTTFDVYLRDDFYGTFRIPGYGNHSVLNALAVIATCDYENLPKELVKDRLETFNGVKRRFSESTLGNQVLVDDYAHHPREISATVEAARKKYAGREVVAIFQPHTYTRLKSFMDDFASALAEADVVYLCDIFGSAREQEGTVTIEDLQSRIEGANVLKRGGVSVLSQHKDAVLLFMGAGDIQTYQREYENHVQLEA; this comes from the coding sequence ATGAACCGTTATCACTTCGTCGGAATTAAAGGAACGGGCATGAGTCCTTTAGCTCAAATTTTAAATGACATGAACAATGAGGTCCGAGGTTCGGACGTTGACAAAGCATTTTTTACTGAAGAAGCATTGAATCGCAAAGGAATTGAAATCCTTCCGTTTGATCCTGAAAATATTACCGAAGGGCAAATCGTCGTACAGGGCAACGCCTTCGCTGACGATCACCCTGAAGTCGTTCGAGCGCGCGAGCTCGGATTGACGATATACAAATACTATGAGTTTCTCGGCGAATTGGCCGACCACTACACGAGTGTCGCCATTACGGGATCTCATGGTAAGACATCGACGACAGGTCTGTTGGCTCACGTCATGCGCGGCATCGAGCCGACGTCGTTCTTGATTGGCGATGGCACAGGAGAAGGGGTCGAAGACTCGAAGAATTTTGTCTTCGAAGCATGTGAGTACAAGCGTCACTTCTTATACTATCGTCCAGACTACGCTATCATGACGAACATCGACTTCGATCACTCGGATTATTTCTCGGGTCTCGATGACGTCATCGATGCGTTCCAAGAAATGGCGAAGCAAGTGAAAAAAGGCATCATCGCTTGTGGCGATGATGAGAACCTGCAACACATTCAAGCAAACGTGCCAATCGTCTATTACGGTTTCGGTGCCCATAACGACTTCCGTGCCGAGAACGTGAACTCGACGGACAACGGAACAACGTTTGACGTTTACTTGCGTGACGACTTCTATGGGACGTTCCGCATTCCGGGATATGGCAACCACAGCGTCTTGAATGCCCTTGCCGTCATCGCGACGTGTGACTATGAGAACTTACCGAAAGAATTGGTTAAAGACCGCCTCGAGACGTTTAACGGCGTGAAACGTCGTTTCAGCGAATCGACGCTCGGAAACCAAGTGTTAGTGGATGATTATGCCCACCATCCACGGGAAATCAGCGCGACAGTCGAAGCGGCACGTAAAAAATACGCCGGCCGTGAAGTTGTAGCCATCTTCCAACCACACACGTATACACGCCTGAAATCATTCATGGATGATTTTGCTTCGGCATTAGCCGAAGCGGACGTGGTGTACTTGTGTGACATCTTCGGTTCGGCTCGCGAACAAGAAGGTACTGTCACGATCGAAGACTTGCAATCGCGTATCGAAGGCGCGAACGTCTTGAAGCGGGGCGGGGTCAGTGTCTTAAGTCAACATAAAGACGCGGTTCTCCTGTTCATGGGAGCCGGAGACATTCAAACGTACCAACGTGAATACGAGAATCACGTCCAACTCGAAGCGTGA
- a CDS encoding Dps family protein: protein MASQGALSTLNKEVANYGLLFVKLHNYHWYISGPHFFTYHEKLEELYNLVAELYDDVAERLLMNDGEPYATMKEYLEHSTLQEGDRHADTDQMIKDVISDFKQIRQEMQDAMENFEDGDEAIEDTFVSHIERLEKEIWMMSAALGKKTKL, encoded by the coding sequence ATGGCAAGCCAAGGCGCATTGAGTACATTGAACAAAGAGGTGGCCAACTATGGCCTCTTATTCGTCAAACTGCATAACTACCACTGGTACATTAGCGGACCTCACTTCTTCACGTACCATGAAAAGTTGGAGGAACTGTATAACCTCGTCGCTGAACTGTACGATGACGTGGCGGAGCGGCTCTTGATGAATGACGGCGAACCCTATGCGACGATGAAAGAATATCTCGAACATTCGACGTTGCAAGAAGGGGATCGCCATGCGGATACCGATCAAATGATCAAGGACGTGATCAGTGACTTCAAACAGATCCGTCAAGAGATGCAAGACGCGATGGAAAACTTCGAAGACGGGGACGAAGCAATCGAAGACACGTTCGTCTCTCATATCGAGCGACTCGAGAAAGAGATTTGGATGATGTCGGCAGCGCTCGGCAAAAAGACGAAGCTGTAA
- a CDS encoding aminopeptidase — protein MRDPRITQLADGLINYSVELKPGERVLIENFGVEESLVEALVEKAYEAGGHPFVLLKESRILRKLYSGASREQLELMADIERKQMQAMDAYIGLRAGDNINELSDVPAEQQKLVGATIGKMHTEDRVKGTRWVVLRYPSPSMAQLAGKSTEAFEDFYFNVCTLDYRKMDRAMDALVTLMNETDRVMIKGPGTDLSFSIKDIPAIKCSGQMNIPDGEVFTAPVKDSINGVITYNTPSPYHGFTFENVSLTFQDGKIVNATANDTDRINDVFNTDEGARYVGEFAIGVNPYIQHPMKDILFDEKIDGSFHFTPGQAYDDAYNGNDSSIHWDLVNIQRPDYGGGEIWFDDVLIRKDGRFVVDSLLPLNPENLK, from the coding sequence ATGAGAGATCCAAGAATCACGCAACTCGCCGACGGATTGATCAATTATTCGGTCGAATTGAAGCCAGGGGAACGCGTTCTAATCGAAAATTTTGGTGTCGAGGAGTCGCTCGTCGAAGCGCTTGTCGAGAAGGCGTACGAAGCCGGGGGGCATCCGTTCGTCTTGTTGAAAGAGAGCCGTATTTTGCGTAAGCTCTACAGCGGAGCAAGCCGAGAGCAACTTGAGCTCATGGCCGACATCGAGCGCAAACAAATGCAGGCTATGGACGCCTATATCGGACTTCGGGCCGGTGACAACATTAACGAGTTATCAGACGTTCCGGCCGAGCAACAAAAACTCGTCGGGGCCACCATCGGTAAAATGCATACCGAGGACCGCGTCAAAGGAACGAGATGGGTCGTGCTGCGTTATCCGTCCCCATCGATGGCGCAACTCGCCGGCAAATCGACCGAGGCGTTTGAGGACTTCTATTTCAACGTCTGTACGCTCGATTACCGCAAGATGGACCGGGCTATGGACGCCCTCGTCACGCTCATGAACGAGACCGACCGTGTCATGATCAAAGGGCCAGGAACGGACCTCAGCTTTTCAATCAAAGACATCCCGGCCATCAAGTGTTCGGGTCAGATGAACATCCCGGACGGTGAAGTGTTCACAGCGCCGGTCAAAGACTCGATTAATGGCGTCATCACGTATAACACGCCATCTCCATATCATGGCTTCACCTTCGAGAACGTGTCGTTGACGTTCCAAGACGGAAAAATTGTCAACGCAACCGCGAACGACACCGACCGAATCAATGACGTGTTCAATACGGATGAAGGCGCACGCTACGTCGGCGAATTCGCCATCGGCGTCAACCCGTACATCCAACACCCGATGAAAGATATCTTGTTCGATGAGAAAATCGACGGCAGCTTCCACTTCACACCAGGCCAGGCGTATGACGACGCCTATAACGGGAACGACTCTTCAATCCACTGGGATCTCGTCAACATACAACGACCTGATTATGGCGGCGGCGAGATTTGGTTCGATGACGTATTGATTCGCAAGGACGGACGCTTTGTCGTCGACTCGCTCTTACCACTCAATCCAGAAAATCTAAAATAA
- a CDS encoding DUF948 domain-containing protein, with the protein MEITLGGIAGLIAALAFVVLVFFLARVLSNVNRTLGSVANTTENLERQLDGITMEVTALLHKTNRLVDNVEEKTELLAPVAHALDELGTSLNEVTESVRTVSSSVHVAADENKEQIAQAVRWGSVAVELFKKNKTETSSDERPSRRRGRRDRKQEQEPTTVSPGVIATDDTIKS; encoded by the coding sequence ATGGAAATCACATTAGGAGGCATTGCAGGGCTCATCGCGGCACTCGCATTTGTCGTACTCGTATTTTTCTTGGCACGTGTCTTGTCGAACGTCAATCGGACACTCGGCAGCGTCGCCAACACGACTGAAAACTTAGAACGTCAATTAGACGGAATCACAATGGAAGTGACGGCGCTCTTACATAAGACGAACCGTCTTGTAGATAACGTCGAAGAGAAAACAGAATTGCTCGCACCAGTGGCTCACGCGCTTGATGAGCTCGGCACGTCGCTCAACGAAGTGACGGAGTCGGTACGGACGGTTTCTTCTTCTGTTCACGTGGCAGCAGACGAAAATAAAGAACAGATCGCCCAAGCGGTACGATGGGGATCTGTCGCTGTAGAATTATTTAAGAAAAATAAAACAGAGACCTCTTCTGACGAACGACCATCACGTCGTCGCGGACGTCGAGACCGGAAACAAGAACAAGAACCGACAACGGTCTCACCAGGGGTGATTGCGACAGACGATACAATCAAATCATAA
- a CDS encoding YtxH domain-containing protein, translating into MTYDKNKTYNNEQQPSGGFLAGVVLGGVIGAAVALLTSPKSGREVRTYLDEKTATSRERLTVKSKEVREKAEPVVGEWIKVASDKAAPVLNLVKDKAREAAELKQQVDEDELSIEEAMEKADQLVAEAEAEVKEQLDRASEDQSSETKKSNDSNDSSKADAKTDASSDKPKSSESKPNANKANTNKSAANKQEASSSRDQSEDYESDFEAPVKDLLDDESKQELKDLKNDLKNGNK; encoded by the coding sequence ATGACATACGACAAGAACAAAACATATAACAACGAACAACAACCGAGCGGTGGATTTTTGGCAGGCGTCGTTCTTGGCGGCGTAATCGGCGCGGCCGTGGCACTCCTCACATCACCGAAGAGCGGTCGTGAAGTGCGTACGTATTTAGACGAGAAGACGGCGACGTCGCGTGAGCGATTGACGGTCAAATCGAAAGAAGTACGTGAGAAAGCAGAGCCGGTCGTTGGTGAATGGATCAAAGTGGCGAGCGATAAAGCAGCGCCTGTCTTGAACCTCGTCAAAGACAAGGCCCGTGAAGCAGCCGAATTGAAGCAACAAGTCGACGAAGACGAGTTGTCAATCGAAGAAGCGATGGAGAAAGCCGATCAACTCGTAGCCGAGGCAGAAGCTGAAGTGAAAGAACAACTCGACCGCGCTTCAGAAGATCAGTCGAGCGAAACAAAAAAATCGAACGACTCAAACGATTCATCGAAAGCAGACGCTAAAACGGATGCCTCATCTGATAAACCGAAGTCATCAGAAAGCAAGCCGAACGCGAACAAAGCAAACACAAACAAATCGGCAGCGAACAAACAAGAAGCATCAAGCAGCCGTGATCAGTCAGAAGACTATGAATCGGATTTCGAAGCCCCTGTAAAAGACTTGCTCGACGATGAGTCGAAACAAGAATTAAAGGACTTGAAAAACGATCTTAAAAACGGCAACAAGTAA
- a CDS encoding bifunctional 3-deoxy-7-phosphoheptulonate synthase/chorismate mutase codes for MSPQDQLNRLRREMDELNREMLDLLSRRGTLAVEIGKVKRLQGVERYDPVREREMLDFIAASNPGPFETARLQHLFKEMFKASAELQGEDRDKTLLVSRKRQAEDTIVTLDDVTIGNGRPQLIAGPCAVESFEQVNAVAEKLALSGVKILRGGAYKPRTSPYDFQGLGFDGLQLLKQAADRHDLRVISEIMTPGAVESALPYVDIIQVGARNMQNFDLLKEVGKTSKPVLLKRGLAATIEEFIYAAEYIMASGNSQVILCERGIRTYERATRNTLDITAVPILKQETHLPVMVDVTHSTGRRDLLLPAAKAALAVGADGVMVEVHPNPAIALSDAQQQLDFDQFDQFVDGLTAQFPQLDLVKK; via the coding sequence ATGAGTCCACAAGATCAATTGAATCGTTTACGTCGCGAGATGGATGAGTTGAATCGTGAGATGCTCGACTTGCTCAGCCGCCGCGGCACGCTCGCTGTCGAAATCGGTAAAGTGAAACGTCTGCAAGGCGTCGAACGGTACGACCCGGTCCGCGAACGAGAAATGTTAGACTTTATTGCGGCATCGAATCCTGGTCCTTTCGAGACGGCTCGCTTGCAGCACTTGTTCAAAGAAATGTTCAAAGCCTCGGCCGAGCTTCAAGGAGAAGACCGGGATAAGACGTTGCTCGTCTCGCGAAAGCGTCAAGCCGAAGATACGATTGTCACGCTCGACGATGTCACGATTGGTAACGGACGTCCGCAATTGATTGCGGGACCGTGTGCGGTTGAATCATTCGAACAAGTGAATGCTGTCGCTGAAAAGTTAGCGTTGTCTGGTGTCAAAATCTTGCGCGGCGGGGCGTATAAGCCTCGAACCTCCCCATATGATTTCCAAGGACTTGGGTTTGATGGATTGCAGCTGTTGAAACAAGCAGCGGATCGCCACGACTTACGGGTCATCTCGGAGATCATGACACCAGGTGCGGTCGAGTCGGCACTCCCTTATGTAGACATCATCCAAGTCGGCGCGCGTAACATGCAAAACTTCGATTTGTTGAAAGAAGTCGGGAAGACCTCAAAACCGGTCTTGTTGAAACGCGGTCTCGCGGCGACAATCGAGGAGTTCATCTATGCGGCGGAGTACATCATGGCGAGCGGGAATAGCCAAGTCATCTTGTGCGAACGCGGGATTCGGACGTATGAGCGGGCGACACGCAACACGCTCGATATTACGGCGGTACCGATTTTGAAGCAAGAGACGCATTTACCGGTCATGGTCGATGTCACCCATTCGACGGGACGACGTGATTTGTTACTACCGGCGGCCAAGGCGGCGCTTGCGGTCGGAGCCGATGGCGTCATGGTCGAAGTGCACCCGAATCCGGCGATTGCCTTGTCGGATGCCCAGCAACAACTCGATTTCGACCAATTCGATCAATTCGTGGACGGGCTTACGGCCCAGTTCCCTCAACTTGATTTGGTGAAAAAGTAA
- the ccpA gene encoding catabolite control protein A produces MNSNNVTIYDVAREAGVSMATVSRVVNGNPNVKPTTRKKVQDAIDRLGYRPNAVARGLASKKTTTVGVIVPDISNIFFADLARGIEDVATMYKYNIILGNSDSNGDKEIHLLNTLLGKQVDGIIFMGGRLHEDLVNEFKKSPVPIVLAATLNQGYDLPAVNIDYEQAAYDATEMLIGHGHKQVGFITGPLEQQINGEKKFSGYRRALDDAGLPFRESDVVLGNYTYASGLEAMQKMLERDDCPKAIFAGTDEMALGVIHAIQDAGFSVPNDFEVVGHDNTRLATMIRPKLTTVVQPMYDIGAVAMRLLTKILNAEEIEEKNVVLPHRIERRDSVRQD; encoded by the coding sequence ATGAATAGTAATAATGTAACCATCTATGATGTCGCACGAGAAGCCGGGGTGTCGATGGCAACCGTCTCACGCGTCGTCAACGGAAACCCGAACGTCAAACCGACGACCCGTAAGAAAGTTCAGGACGCCATCGACCGTCTTGGTTATCGTCCGAACGCCGTCGCCCGCGGACTCGCCAGCAAGAAGACGACGACGGTCGGCGTCATCGTCCCTGATATCTCGAACATCTTTTTCGCAGACCTCGCGCGTGGGATTGAAGACGTGGCGACGATGTACAAGTACAACATCATTCTCGGAAACTCGGACTCGAACGGTGACAAAGAGATCCATTTGTTGAACACGTTGCTCGGCAAACAAGTCGACGGCATCATCTTCATGGGTGGACGTCTGCATGAAGATCTCGTCAACGAGTTCAAGAAGTCGCCGGTGCCAATCGTCCTTGCGGCGACGCTCAACCAAGGATATGACCTTCCGGCGGTCAACATCGATTACGAGCAGGCAGCGTACGATGCGACCGAAATGTTGATCGGCCACGGCCACAAACAAGTTGGCTTCATCACAGGACCACTCGAGCAACAAATCAATGGCGAGAAGAAATTCTCTGGTTACCGCCGTGCCCTTGACGACGCCGGACTCCCGTTCCGTGAGAGTGACGTCGTCCTCGGGAATTACACGTACGCATCAGGCCTTGAGGCGATGCAGAAGATGCTCGAACGTGACGATTGCCCGAAAGCGATTTTCGCCGGTACGGATGAGATGGCACTCGGTGTCATTCACGCGATTCAAGACGCCGGTTTCTCGGTCCCGAACGATTTTGAAGTCGTCGGCCATGATAACACGCGTCTCGCGACGATGATTCGTCCGAAATTGACGACGGTCGTCCAACCGATGTATGACATCGGTGCCGTTGCCATGCGTCTCTTGACGAAAATCTTGAACGCTGAAGAAATCGAAGAGAAAAACGTCGTCTTGCCGCACCGCATCGAACGTCGCGATTCTGTACGTCAAGACTGA
- a CDS encoding acetoin utilization protein AcuC: protein MRPAYIFGENENSYRFHEDHPFNPIRLELTTSLLIASGKLQASECIAPPLASVESLALVHDLDYIEAVQAAASGELSTLKANKFGLGTEDTPIFPTIHEGAARLVGGTMHALDLVASGKVERAFHVGGGLHHGMRRKASGFCVYNDAAVAIAHVRQTYGSRVLYVDTDAHHGDGVQWLFYDDADVMTLSIHETGRYLFPGTGSVTERGNGNGYGYSWNVPVDAFTQDDSFLRCYETVFREACEWFKPDIILTQNGADAHAFDPLTHLASTIRTFEQIPQIASRLADEYTEGRLVALGGGGYDWYRTVPRAWSQVWAGLTREAPYRGDIPVEWIEQWQTKADQTLPTRWDDHTYTFQHIPRKQQIEEKNWEVSKRAFWPFISNDRKSLYV from the coding sequence ATGAGACCGGCCTACATATTCGGCGAGAACGAGAACTCGTACCGCTTTCACGAAGATCATCCGTTCAATCCGATTCGCCTGGAGCTGACGACGTCTCTCCTCATCGCCTCAGGCAAGCTTCAGGCCTCCGAGTGTATCGCTCCTCCCCTCGCATCGGTCGAGTCGCTCGCGCTCGTGCACGACCTCGATTACATCGAGGCGGTCCAAGCGGCCGCTTCAGGTGAGCTGTCGACGTTGAAAGCGAACAAATTTGGGCTCGGTACTGAAGACACTCCGATTTTCCCAACCATCCATGAAGGGGCGGCCCGGCTCGTCGGGGGGACGATGCACGCCCTTGACTTGGTCGCGAGCGGAAAAGTCGAGCGTGCGTTTCACGTCGGGGGCGGTCTGCATCACGGGATGAGACGAAAAGCGTCAGGTTTTTGTGTCTATAACGATGCGGCCGTCGCCATCGCTCACGTCCGTCAGACGTACGGGTCGCGTGTCTTGTACGTCGATACCGATGCCCACCACGGTGACGGCGTCCAGTGGCTGTTTTATGACGATGCGGATGTGATGACCTTATCCATCCATGAGACCGGCCGCTACTTGTTTCCTGGGACAGGATCGGTCACGGAGCGTGGTAACGGGAACGGCTATGGATACAGTTGGAACGTCCCGGTCGATGCATTTACCCAAGATGATTCTTTCCTGCGCTGTTACGAGACCGTGTTCCGGGAAGCGTGCGAGTGGTTCAAACCGGATATCATCCTGACACAGAACGGCGCCGACGCCCATGCGTTCGACCCGCTGACACACCTCGCCTCGACGATTCGGACGTTCGAACAGATTCCACAAATCGCCTCTCGACTCGCCGATGAGTACACGGAAGGTCGCCTCGTCGCCCTTGGCGGCGGCGGGTATGACTGGTATCGGACGGTGCCGCGCGCCTGGTCCCAAGTATGGGCCGGCCTGACGCGTGAGGCGCCGTATCGTGGTGACATTCCGGTCGAATGGATTGAACAATGGCAGACCAAAGCCGATCAAACGTTGCCGACGCGGTGGGATGACCACACGTACACGTTCCAACACATTCCACGAAAGCAACAAATCGAGGAGAAGAATTGGGAAGTGTCGAAACGCGCCTTTTGGCCGTTCATCTCGAACGATCGCAAATCATTATATGTCTAA